The Lepus europaeus isolate LE1 chromosome 1, mLepTim1.pri, whole genome shotgun sequence genome contains the following window.
TCTCGATCTGTCTAATGATTGCATGACTGTGCAACCTCCCGCAGAGGAAAACATTAAGGATAATGATGTATCTATAAATGaggttgaaaataaaaatggtcCTGAGACACTGACCTCTTCAAATACTAAAGAGGATAACCTAAATGTACATAAAAAAACAgatttccaaaaaagacaatgtgaACCATTTGTACCTGTACTTAACAAACATGGATCGACCATTCTTCAGTGGCCATCAGAAATGCTGGTCTACACAACTACAGAACCATCAATTTCCTATAGCTGTAACCCTCTCTGTTTTGACTTCAAGTCCACTAGactaaataataatatatataaaaataagatgCCCTTAAGTCATCCTGATtcggaggagaagggagaagatgTCTGCAAGACATCAATTTCAGATTACAAGAACCTTTCTATTGTAGAAGTCACTGATTGTGAAATTAGAGGTAGCAGAAATGAGTGCACCCAAGTCACTCCTCTTTCAGCTGATGATATTCTCTCTACTAGTTgtgaatctggaaaaaatgagaatatgggtcagaaatataaaaatatttcctgtagaataaggaaaacagaaaagtatCATTATACTAAAAATCCAATGAAACATGACAATCTAGATaagaaatgcaataaaataaagtTGAAAGATAATCAACGCTGGTTCcataaaagcagaagaaagaaaaagagaagaaaattatgTCAACATCACCATAGAGGGAAAAACAGTGAAACAGGAACTCACCACAAAATGGAAACAGAGAATAGTTGTAGCGATACAACTAGGAAGAACCCACTGGAACCAATTTCAGAAAAACACTGTTTAGCTGCAGAGCAGTTACTTGATTCACATCAGTTACCTGACAAAAGGCCTGTATCAGCATCCATATacttaaatgaaaatgaagaaatgtctAAAATATGGAACACTGAATTCAATGATGATGAATCTATCAGCTCCAGGAAACACTGcaaaaagaacacaatagttCTAACTGGacaatcaaatccaaaaataaTACATCCTGGGAAACAAAATTTAACATATTCCAGAACTTATTGTTGTTGGAAAGCGAAAAGGTCGAACTACAGACAGGATGAGCAATGCTTAGTTCTTCAAAATGACATGAAATGCACGAGTCCGAATCAGGCTGTTAAAAGAGGTTACAATTCTGTCACGAATGAATCAGAAAGATTCTATCGAAAACGTAGGCAACATTCATATTCTTATTCCTCAGATGAAAGTTTAAATCAACAAAGTTGTTTGCCAGAAGAATTTCTGAGGCCCCCAAGTTCTTCAGTTACTTCCTGTAAGCCTAAGAAGAAACGgaggagaaaaagaagcaaattcCACACTGGATTTGAAACTttggaaatcaaagaaaatacagattttcTCATGAAAGACAGTTCTTCACTATGTCACCTGGATGGGTTAGCAGGTGAAgacaaggaagaagaaataaaaccacaAGAAGTTGCAAATATTGAAAGGAACTCAGAACAAACCAACCAAGTAACTAACCAACTAGCGTTGCACCCTAGCGATGGCCTTCATCCTGAAACCAGTGGTGTTGCTGAGAATTCAGTAACAGAGACTACTACAGGTGGTTTATCAGATGTTTCTAAGAAACCCACTACATCTATCTATGTCTCTAGTGCCCCAACAAAAGAAGCATTTGACAACACCTTGCATGGTCACAAAGAAGAAAGTGAGACTATAAATattaatgagaagcaaattcctTTCAAGGTGCCTAATATTGAAAAGAACTTTAGACAATCGCAGTCTAAGTCATACCTTTGCCATTATGAACTGGCTGAGGCCCTTCCACAAGGAAAGGGGAATGAGACATCCCCTGAGTGGCTTCATTATAATTCAGGAATCCTTAACACACAACCACCATTACCATTCAAAGAAGCACATGTCAGTGGTCATACCTTTGTAACAACTGAGCAAATCTTGACTCCGATAGCTTTACCAGAACAAGCACTATTGATCCCAATAGAAAACCATGACAAATTCAAAAGTCTACCATGTGAGGTCTACCAGCACATTATACAGCCGAACGTGTTGACCAACAAGGTCAAGCTTACCTTTCCTCCAGCTGCCCGCCCACCCCCTGGCGCACCTCTGCAGCCTTTGCCTTTGCAGCAGCCCTTATGTTCTACCTCCGTAACCACGATCCATCACACTGTTTTGCAGCAGcatgctgcagctgctgcagccgcagccgcagccgcagctgCGGGGACCTTCAAAGTGCTTCAGCCACACCAACAGTTTCTttcccaagtcccagctctccccAGAACATCATTACCTCAGATCTCAGTAGGACCAGTAGGACACAGGCTTTGTCCTGGTACTCAGCCGACTTTTGTTGCTCCTCCTCAGATGCCAATCATCCCAGCTTCTGTTCTTCATCCGAGCCATCTGGCCTTCCCACCTCTGCCCCATGCTCTCttcccttcactgctttccccacaCCCTACTGTCATTCCTCTGCAACCCCTCTTCTAGTCATCAccataaaatagaaagaaaacactCATGTGAAAACTATTGCTATAGCATAAATGTTCATATAAATGGATAATTGGCTGTTCAACTGGTTGAAACACAATGGCCAATATATGGCTTCATTGATTTGAAATCATTTACTGTAAGTGTAATGATGCAAATAAATTCTTAAgtttctgatatatatatatataatattaaagtaAAGCACTGAATAGTTTGAAAATCAATACAATATATGCTG
Protein-coding sequences here:
- the ZNF804A gene encoding zinc finger protein 804A gives rise to the protein MECYYIVISSTRLSNGHFRNIKGVFRGPLSKNGNKTQDYAEKENTIAKALEDLKANFYCELCDKQYYKHQEFDNHINSYDHAHKQRLKELKQREFARNVASKSRKDERKQQKALQRLHKLAELRKETACAPGSGPMFKSTTVTVRENCNEISSSVVVDSVNNQQDSKYAFIHSDENTKDVVAADQENTNNYTEKNNQVGDQAQGIHRHKIGFSFAFPKKASLKLESSAAAFSEYNDDASAEKELSRKSRFLPGACHLHLSSPADVLLSSEEKADAFHPMEVMCIDKETAQTPEMKETTSEKDSLPLPSFCQLQLPLSSDADNCQKLVPLADQISLEDVVFMKEDIPMNCNNSESLGHKSTTLDLSNDCMTVQPPAEENIKDNDVSINEVENKNGPETLTSSNTKEDNLNVHKKTDFQKRQCEPFVPVLNKHGSTILQWPSEMLVYTTTEPSISYSCNPLCFDFKSTRLNNNIYKNKMPLSHPDSEEKGEDVCKTSISDYKNLSIVEVTDCEIRGSRNECTQVTPLSADDILSTSCESGKNENMGQKYKNISCRIRKTEKYHYTKNPMKHDNLDKKCNKIKLKDNQRWFHKSRRKKKRRKLCQHHHRGKNSETGTHHKMETENSCSDTTRKNPLEPISEKHCLAAEQLLDSHQLPDKRPVSASIYLNENEEMSKIWNTEFNDDESISSRKHCKKNTIVLTGQSNPKIIHPGKQNLTYSRTYCCWKAKRSNYRQDEQCLVLQNDMKCTSPNQAVKRGYNSVTNESERFYRKRRQHSYSYSSDESLNQQSCLPEEFLRPPSSSVTSCKPKKKRRRKRSKFHTGFETLEIKENTDFLMKDSSSLCHLDGLAGEDKEEEIKPQEVANIERNSEQTNQVTNQLALHPSDGLHPETSGVAENSVTETTTGGLSDVSKKPTTSIYVSSAPTKEAFDNTLHGHKEESETININEKQIPFKVPNIEKNFRQSQSKSYLCHYELAEALPQGKGNETSPEWLHYNSGILNTQPPLPFKEAHVSGHTFVTTEQILTPIALPEQALLIPIENHDKFKSLPCEVYQHIIQPNVLTNKVKLTFPPAARPPPGAPLQPLPLQQPLCSTSVTTIHHTVLQQHAAAAAAAAAAAAAGTFKVLQPHQQFLSQVPALPRTSLPQISVGPVGHRLCPGTQPTFVAPPQMPIIPASVLHPSHLAFPPLPHALFPSLLSPHPTVIPLQPLF